The following is a genomic window from Phaseolus vulgaris cultivar G19833 chromosome 6, P. vulgaris v2.0, whole genome shotgun sequence.
TGTCAGTCATCAGTCCTTACGATTGTAGTAAATAATGCTTCAAAACAcgaaaaaaattgatttcccGAGAcgtgagtaatcactgtccATAAGGACTTATCTGCGGTGTATTGCGCAAGTCCCTTaggatacaacaggaacttccCAGAAATTtccgaggatcagaactagcaagttactCTTAAAAGAGTAAATACCCAATAGAACCcagaaatataattataataaaataaatgaataaagagtgaaggggaagagagaaagtgaggaagaaagGAAGCGTAAAGTTATGTGTGAAAGTGAGAATGGAACCCCTCTTTATATAGGGAGAGGAATCAAAGATATTTTGCATCTCCACAGAATTCACTTTGTTGTTGCAATTTCAAAACTGAATTTGATATTTCTTTGGCAATGTTCTCCATATTTCCGTAAGACCAGGACCAAGCAACGTGAGTTTACAAACTGCTTTTCTGTTTTTTGCAATATTTGCTTACGATTTTACAACATTAGGTGTCTTGGCATTTGCATTTGTCAAGAAGGATAAATTGGAAGCACAGGCGGAGATGTGTATTTTCATTGAATAGATGAAAGAGTGAAAAGGGTACAAATTGTGGAGGTCGAAAAAACTAGATGTTTTATTAGCGAGGACACCATATCCAATGAGACTTGAATGAATATGATGTgtaaaaatttaaagataaagaGAAAACTCACATTGAGATGGAGTGTTAAATCACATAGTCCCAAACAATGAGAATCAACATTCTAAGAATGTATAACTATAAACTTATACTTAATAGGAAGATATGGACAATCAAACCTACATAGATACATAGATATTTAGATATTTATAGATATTTGGATATGTTGACGTCATCTATTACACTTTCACTACTTCTAAAGGGACAAAATGTTTCTGAACCTAGAAGCTTCAAATAAGTAGTAAGAGACGTAGAAAGTAAACAATTAACTTTAATTGATGTGTATACGATGAAGAGCACAAAAGACCATTTCTACGTGTGTCGAGTGAAGACCATCCAAAGGATTAATATTGCAGTATTTTTTATGACTATATTAATAGTTTCACAATTATTATTATCCGTTTACTTGATATATTAGTACTATTCTCAAGCTCTAAATCTCTATGGTTGGCGTGCGAAAAAACTCCCCAACACCTAATCGGTTGcattcaatattttaattttttttatttgagactTTGAAACAAATTGTGACGCAGACATTTTTCATGAACGTCTTTCGTTAGGGAGGATCTCATGGTTTCAATTTTTAGGCCTCAAATGAACgcctgaattatataattttcatcaaacaatggaatattttattttttagatcaTAATGGGTTTTTGTGTGTTAAGAATAGAATTCATATATAGTCCATGTAAGTTGATTCAACGGTGTTGTGGTATTAGTGACCATATTAGTCGCATTATTGTTCTATTGTTGAGTAGACATTTAATATTGTCAAATAGAgagattattaattttttcatattcGTGCACAGATTCTAAAACTCCTCCCACATGCCTTTTGTCTTCACTTTTTCCCATTTTCTTCTCTTGGGTTAATGCAGTGCCACCCATCCACATTTTTTTGCTCGTTTATGCAATTTTTTTCAGCCAATAATTGCTTCCCTTCTCATTTACTACATGTGTTGACCACATTGATGGAATACCATTTAGATTAAGAAAAAAGATTGTTGAAATTGTAAACGCATTTCATAGATttaaatcattaattaaaaCTAAACATCTTTTTCATAAGAGTACACTCATTTGGTTCAACATAAAGTAGCATCATTAACATTCAAACTTTGGCATCACCAAACACTCCCTTAAAAGACTGCAACGGTccttttcatttattattaGACAGTGGAAAAGTTGTATTGAGATGTTGGTCTCTCAAAGGATACAAATGGAGGAAAGATATTTTTGGTTCCCATCAGTTTTAATTTACTTTACACCTTCTTACACCcatgaatattattattgttttgattttgattttgagtgGGTGTAACTAAAatgaatcataaaaaaaaatgatgtgaAAAAATGGTTTGGTGGTGCTAATGGGGGTGTGACTTTtgggaccttttctttctcttgtgAAGGAAATTCCTTAGGGAAGTCTTGATTGAAAAGCCTTGGGGGGCATGCATTAGCAACGGTTGTGACTGCATCGATAGAGACGTCACAGAACCTCCTCCTCTGCTGCTACCATCCATCTCTTGACTTGCCAACCATATTATCACCCTTGCCTGCACATAATTACCCAAATTCAATCccaataaacttttttttcataactgttttttaaaataaaataatatttttttttcaagtgtCAAAAGTGAATGCAACTGTGTTTATCAAGATATTCTCTCTTCAAATCAAAACACCAACATTACATGCTTTTTCTCTCTTCATCTTTCTCACAAAATTGTTACACACCTTTCACTTTTATTACTCTTCAAATTGACAATCCTATACCAAGAAATgtcttaattaaatttttaatcttAGAGAGAAATAAAAGAACACATTTAAGAGGTAGTAAAGAAAGTTTAAAATGCAGTTAAGTGGTGTGTTGATATTTAGAATTTGTGAAAGAAAAAAGGATGAAAGTTGACCTGAAGTTCTGTGACATCAAGCATG
Proteins encoded in this region:
- the LOC137830915 gene encoding protein JAZ13-like, producing MKRNCYLDLHFRPSSASSSHHSMNELMNMNMNKKVVAIPHAAAARHMLDVTELQARVIIWLASQEMDGSSRGGGSVTSLSMQSQPLLMHAPQGFSIKTSLRNFLHKRKKRSQKSHPH